The genomic segment TGCAGAACGTGGTGGAGCGATCGGCGCTGCTGGGCAAGGGCGAGATGATCGACACCATCGACCTGCCCCCCGAGATGCGCGTGGGCGGCGGCCTGACCGCGCCGGCCAGCTTCAGCGGCAAGACCCTCAAGGAGGCGCTCGAGGGCCCCGAGCGGCAGATCATCCGCGAGGTGCTCGAGAAGAACGACTGGAACCGCAACCAGACCGCCGACGAGCTGGGCATCAACCGCACCACGCTCTACAAGAAGATGAAGCGGCTGGGCCTGGAAGAACAGGCCGTGGCGCGCGGTAAATAGCCGGCGGCCGCAAGCGACCCCAACGTAGTAGCCGATGGATTACATCCATCGGATGCTCCGGGTAACGCTCTGCTGTACGAGTCGACCCAACTCCGAGTTCTCCGACAGATGTAATCTGTCGGCTGGAGTGGGCGCGACTTTGCTTTGCCGCGCCGTGTTGTGCTAACCTCGGGGGTTCCCTCTTCCCCCCTCCGAGGCCGATCGATGCGCTGGCCCCACTCCGTGTGCACCCGCGTCGCGCTTGCACTGCTCCTCTTTCTGCAGCTCACGAACATTGCTGTGGCCGAACCGCCCAGCCGCGCCCAGACGCTTGCCGCCATCAAGTCGGCGGCGCGGTACTTCCGTGGCACGCACGCGCTGCACGGCGGGTGCGTGTACCACTACTCGCTCGACACGCAGCAGCGGTGGGGCGAGGGGCCGGCCGGCGAGTCGCTCGTCTGGGTCGAGCCACCCAGCACGCCGAGCGTAGGGCTGGCGATGCTCCGCGCGTTTCGCGCTACCGGTGACAAGTTCTACCTCGATGCCGCCCGCGAGACCGCCGGCGCGATGGTCAACGGGCAGATGGCCACCGGCGGGTGGCCCCGCGCGTTCGACATCGCCGGGCGGATGCGCGGCGAGCCGTTCTCCGGGGCGCGCGACCGGACCGAGGGCCGCTCGTCGCTCGACGACGGGCAGACCCAGACCGCCATCCGCTTCATGGCCCGCGCCGACCAGGCGTTCGGCTTCGCCGACAAGCCGGTCCACGACGCCTCGCGGCGGGCGTTGGCCGCGCTGCTCACGGCCCAGTTCCCCAACGGCGCGTTCCCCCAGGTGTGGAGCGGGCCGGTCGAGCCGCACCCGGTCGTCCCGGCCGGCTACCCGGACTACGACTGGCGCACCGAGCACCGCGTCAAGGAGTACTGGGACCTCTACACGCTGAACGACAACGTGTGCGGCTACGCCGCCCAGGCGCTGGCCGCCGCCCACGAGGTCTATGGCGAGCCCGACTACGAGGCCGCGCTCCGCAAGCTAGGCGACTTCCTGATCCTCGCCCAGATGCCGGCGCCGCAGCGTGGCTGGGCCCAGCAGTACAACTACCAGATGCGGCCCGTCTGGGCCCGCGCGTTCGAGCCCCCCGCCATCGCCAGCGACGAAACGCAAGAAGCGATCGAGACGCTGCTGCTGATCCACCGCGTCACCGGCGACGACAAGTACCTGGCGCCCATCCCCGCGGCGCTCGACTACCTCGAGTCGTCGGTGCTGCCGGACGGGCGCCTGTCGCGCTACTACGAGCTGCGCACCAACCGCCCGCTGTACATGCAGCGCAACGGCCGGCAGTACACGCTGACCTACAACGACGACCGGCTGCCCAGCCACTACGCGTGGAAGATCCCGTCGCGGCTCGAGTCGCTGCGGAAGAAGCACGAACGCGCCGCGTCGGGCGACGGCCCGCCCCAACCCAACCCCGCCGCGCTGGCGGAGCGGGCGCGGCGGGTCATCGGCGAGCTCGACGACCAGGGCCGGTGGGTGAGCGTCAACAGCGGCGGCCGCCACAAGGGCCAGCCGGAGTTTGCCGCCGGCGAGCGGTACGTATCGAGCGGCGCGTTCTGCGAGAACATCGGCGTGCTGTGTGATTACCTGCAGGCCATGTAGCGCGGGGCAGCAGCATGTGGCTTGTAGGGTGCATGCAATGCACCATCGCGGTGTGGTGGGGTCGTTGGTGCATTTCATGCACCCTACCGACTCGTCGCAGAGGACCCGCTAGCCGATGGATTACATCCATCGGACGCCCCGGGGCGATGCTTTCCCTGGCCGGTCGACCTTTCACCGGGTTCTCCGACGGATGTAATCCGTCGGCTACTGAGCCTGTGGATCTGCTGCAGGCAGCTCTCGCAGCAGCGTGTACCGGACCACGCCGTGGGGGTAGACCGTCAGCTCGTGCTTCACTTCGTAGCCTAGCCGCAGGTAGAGCTCGGGCGCCTGGAAGCTGAAGGTCTCGAGGAACACCGACGTGCACCCGCGTCGTGCTGCGGCGGCTTCGAACTCGCGGACCAGCCGGCTCGCGATCCCCTGGCGGCGGCGATGCGGCGCGACCCACAGCTGCTGCAGCTCGCAGGCGGGGCCCCACGTGCGGCCGATCGCGCCGGCGATGACCCGCCCCTCGGACCGCGCGAAGCAGGCCAGCGGTCGCACCTCACCCAGCGGGGCCGCCTGCTCGTTCGCCGCGCCGAGGCCCTCGTCGACGATTGCAAGGTCGTCATGCGACGGGGCGTCCGTGGTGCTGTAGTCAACGCTGCTCATTCGGAATCGGCCGCGGGTGCTGGCGGAAGAACTCGCGCTCGCTGATCTCGCCAGATTCAAGTTGCCGTAGGAGCTCTGCCGGCGTCTTAACGCTAGTTGTTTCGCTCTTCACCCGGAAGATCCCATGATTGGTGCTGGTGACGGTGCGGACCCCCTTATCGGAGAAATAGACTTCGTAACTCCCGTGTCCTCTGACCTCCCCAACATAGGTGGCGCCGTCGGGCAAGGTGACGAAATACGCGAACGGTTCTTCACCGTTTCTCAGTATCTGGACCTCACCGTTAGCGTCCGCCTTGCATGTGCCGCTGCCCAGGATGATGGTCGCGCCCGCCGTCGGCATTCCATCGACGTGAAACCGAAGCGTTGTGCGCCACGGACCGCGGTCTGCAAACGCGGCCAACACCACGGCCCCGGAAGCCGCTGCTACGAAGAGCAGTGCGTAGTCAAAGGGCCGCAGTCGCAACCGATTGGAAGTTTCGGTCACCGACACTACACCCAGGGCCCGCCGAACTTGTCGTCCTTCGGCAGCCCCTCGGTCAGCTCGTCGACGCCCTCGGTCGCCTCGGGCGTGTCGGAGGGGAGGCGGCTGAACTCGCGGCCCTCGGCCGGGTCGACCGGCTTGAGGTCGGCGGACGTGTACTTGTTGGGGAGGTGGCGGTCGTTCTCCTGGATGTGGTAGACGACCTGGCCCTGGTAGTCGTCCCACTGCACCTCGGCGACGCGGCCGGTGTGGGCCTCGTTGCGCATCAGCCGGGTGCGGACCTCGACCAGGTCGCCGATCTCGTAGTCCGGCTTGGCAACCTCCTGCCACAGGGCCGACTTGACCCGCAGCGTCAAGTCTCCGTAGCGGATCGTGTGGTAGGCGCCCGACTCCTCGTCGCGGCGCCAGATCCGCTGGCTGGGGAAATGCGACCGCGCTAGCGCGACGTCCTCGGGGTGGACCCAGTCGTCCCCGTCCTGCGGCCAGTGCGGGTAGTAGCCGTACTTGGGGGTGAGCTTGAGTGGCGGTGGATTGGCGGCTTCGTCCATGCTCCAATTATACGGGAATTGCCGGTTCCCGTGGCAAGGGATTCCGCCGGGGGCGCGGCGGACAAGCGGCCGACGACCTACAATTACAAGACTCCCTCCCTAGCCGAAACCCGACGATCCTCCGGCCCCGCCCGCAGCATGCGCACCGACCAATTCCTCAAGCACCACGGCGTCACGTCCAACCCGTTCACCGAGGAGGACGCCCAGACCGACCCGGTGTTCAAGTCGAAGTGCCGCGGCACCACGTTCCACCCCGCGTGGGACAAGGTGTTCGGCGAGCCGACCGACCCGGCCACGTCGATCGTGTTCGGCGAGAAGGGCGCCGGCAAGACCGCCATGCGGCTGCAGGTGATCGGGCAGCTGGCCAGCCACAACAAGGAGGTCAAGCAGGGCCGGCTGTGGGTCATCGAGTACGACGACTTCAACCCGTTCCTCGACCGGTTCGCCGACCGCCTGAGCGCCCGCAAGCAGCGCGACCCGGCCAAGGTGCTGGCGGAGTGGAAGCTGTGGGACCACATGGACGCCATCCTGTCGCTCGGCGTGACCGACCTGGTGGACCACCTGCTCGACTCGCCGCACCGCGACGGGCCGGAGGCCAACCGGCTGCGTCCCAGCCCCGGCGCGACGCAGTTCAAGAACGCGCTGGACCGCTCGCAGAAGCGCGACCTGTTGCTCCTGGCCGCCTGCTACGACAACTCCACCGCCGAACCGTTCACGGTCCGCTGGAAGCGGCTGAAGCGGGCGGTCGGCTACGGCGCGGCAAGCGCCTGGGGCGAGGCGCTCGTCGGCCTGGCGGTCACCGCGATCGCCGTGGGCGCGATGATCGCCACCAGCAACTGGGGCTGGCTATCGGCGCCGTGGGTCTACCTGGCGGTCGCCTTCGGCTGGCTGCCCTGGGTCTACAAGTGGGCCCGCCGCCGCTGGATGGCCGGCAAGGTTTCCAAGCACCTGCGGGTGCTCCGCCGCGACGCCGGCAGCATCCGCGAGCTGCTGATGTCGTTCGCGTCGCGCGACCTGCTCAACCAGCCGCTGCCCGACAAGAACCGCACCGACGACCGCTACGAGCTGCTCGGCAAGCTGCAGGGCGTGCTGCGGGCGCTGGGCGTGACCGGCGTGGTGGTGCTGGTGGACCGCGTGGACGAGCCGCACCTGCTCAACGGCAAGGCCGAGCTGATGCGCGACCTGGTGTGGTCCATGCTCGACAACAAGTTCCTCAAGCAGCCGGGCATCGGTCTGAAGCTGCTGCTGCCGTCCGAGCTGGCCGAGCACGTTCACCGCGAGGACCGCGACTTCCACCAGCGGTCGCGGCTGGACAAGCAGAACATGGTGCCCTCGCTCGACTGGACCGGCGAGGCGCTGTGGGACCTGACCAACGACCGCATCGCCGCCTGCAGCGACGCCGACCCGTCGCCCACCATCCGCGAGATGATCTCCGCAGACGTGTCCGACGAGCGGCTGCTGGACGCGTTCCGCTCGCTCCGCACGCCGCGGCACCTGTTCAAGTTCCTGTTCCGCCTGATCTCCACCCACTGCAGCGCCCACAAGGACACCGACCCGGCGTGGAAGATCAACCGCGAGACCTTCGAGTCCGTCCTGGCGGTCTACACCCGCGAACAGGCGGCGGTCGACCGTGGGCTCTCGGTGGGGTAGCGGGAACCGCGTAGCCCGTAGTTTCCTCGAGCCCTCTCGCAGCAACCATCGACGAGGTCCGTTGGCGATCGGGCGCACGGAGCGAACCTGCGTAGCCGACGCACAACCGCCCGCTTCCGCCGGCAGCGGCTCGGGTAGAAGTGGTCGCGGTTTGTTGCTCGCACCTCGCAACCCTTCCCGGTCGCGGCTAACATGGTCGCTGGCGGCCGAGCGAACCCCGAAACCAGAGCCCGAAACCCGAAACCCGAGTTATGGCGAGCCAGCAGTGCATCGGAGTCCTCACCAGCGGCGGCGACTGCCCCGGGCTTAACGCCGCGATCCGCGGGCTCGGCAAGGCCGCGGTCGACCAGTACGAGATGTCGGTCATCGGCTTCAGGGACGGCTTCCGCGGCCTGGCCCTGGACCGCATCCTGCGGATCACTGCGGACCAGCTCTCGGGCATCCTGACCGACGGCGGCACGCTGCTGGGCGCCAGCCGCGACAAGCCCCACAAGATGCCCATCGGCGACCGCACCGAGGACATGACCGACGCCATCGTCAAGACGTACGAGCGGCACGGCCTGGACTGCGTGGTCTGCATCGGCGGCGGCGGCACGCAGAAGAACGCGCTGCGGCTGCAGGAGGCGGGCCTCAACGTGGTGTCGCTCCCCAAGACCATCGACAACGACATCGGCCTGACCGACGTGTCGTTCGGATTCGACACGGCGCTCGGCATCGCCACCGAGGCGATCGACCGACTGCACTCCACCGCCACCAGCCACCACCGCATCATCGTGGTCGAGCTGATGGGCCACCGCGCCGGCTGGCTGGCGCTCGGCGCCGGCATCGCCGGCGGCGCCGACGTGATCCTGATCCCCGAGATCCCCTACTCGATCGAGTACGTCGCCGAGGCGATCAACGCCCGTGCGCGGCGTGGCAAGCGGTTTAGCATCGTCGCGGTGGCCGAGGGCACGATGACCGTCGAGCAGGCCAAGACCATCGACGAGCTGGCCGCCGCGAAGAGCAGCGCCGAGACCAAAGAAGAAAAGAAGAAAGCCTCGCAGCAGCTCGAGGACTTCCACAAGGAGCACGTGGACCACACGCTCAAGCTGACGCACCAGTTGGAGGAGATGACCGGCCTGGAGTCGCGGCTCACCATCCTGGGCCACCTGCAGCGGGGCGGCACCCCCTCGGCCGCCGACCGGCTGCTGGCCACCAGGCTGGGAACCGCGTGCGCCGAGCTGCTGCACGCACGCAAGTACGGCTACATGGTGGCCGCCCGGGGCGACGGCTCCGAGGCCGTGCCGATCATCGAGGTCGCCGGCAACAAGAAACTGGTCCCGCCCGACCACCCCTGGGTCCGCGCCGCGAGGAGCGTCGGCACCAGCATGGGCGACGCGTAGCCTCAGCCACCCCACCCCTACCTAACCGACTCACCAGTCCGCCGATCATTCCCTCCGACGGAGCGCCCGCTCCGTGCGGCATGGATTGCAGCACGCGCACCGGGCCCCCGCCGGCCGCAGCCCACCGGGCGGCGGCGCCCAGCAAGTCGAACGTCACGCGTCACACGTATGGCCAACGCCGACCCCAAGCAACGCCTGCAGGCCCTCGACGTCATGCGGGGCGCCACCATCCTGGCGATGATCCTGGTCAACAACCCGGGCACGTGGGGCGCCATCTACGACCCGCTGGAGCACGCCGCGTGGCACGGCTGGACGCCGACCGACCTGATCTTCCCGTTCTTCTTGTTCATGGTTGGCGTGGCGATGGCCTACGCCTTCCGGAAGTATGAGAAGCAGGGGCCAACGCCGGTCACCGTCGGCATGGCGATGGACTACGCCTTCCGCAAGTACAAGCCGACCGAGCAGCCGGCGGTCAGGCCGGACTGGCCGCGGATCTTGCGGCGGACGCTCACGCTGATCGCGCTGGGCCTGCTGCTCAACGCGTACGGCAGCCTGCTGGGCGCCGCGCTGGGGCGGGGCGAGTTCAGCCTCCAGACGCTCCGCCTGCCGGGCGTGCTGCAGCGGATCGGGCTGGCGTACTTCGGCGGCGCGGTGGTGGTGCTGCTGCTCAAGCCGTGGCTCCGCGTCGTCGTGGGCCTGGCGATGCTGCTGGGCTACGCGGCGCTCTTGATGTACCTGCCGGCGGCCGCGGACTACGCCGAGCGGTTCTCGCCCGAGGGCAACGTGACCCGCGCCGTCGACATCGCCGTGCTGGGCAAGGACCACATGTACACCCGCGCGACCAGCGAGCCGACCGAGCCCGAGGGCCTGCTGAGCACGCTGCCGTCGATCGTCACGGTGCTGCTCGGCTACGCGGTAGGCAAGTTCCTGCAGTGGGGGCCGATCGGCGCGGGGCGGCTGGCGGCGCTGGCGCTCATCGGCGCCGTGCTGACCGCGGCCGGCGTGGGCTGGGACGCCTGGTTCCCCGAGTTCGGCGGCGTGCCGATCAACAAGAAGCTGTGGACCAGCAGCTTCGTGCTGCTGACCGCCGGTTTGGGCACGCTGACGCTCACTGTCATCCTGGCGTTGTTCGACTGGCTCGGCGCCCGATCAAAGGCGATGCAGGTCATCGCGACCGCGTTCACCGCGGTCGGCGTGAACGCGATCACCGCGTTCGTGCTGGCTTCGCTGACAGCCGCCACCCTCGCCCGGCTCCGCATCGGCGACCTCAGCGTGCACGGCTGGCTGTACCAGCACCTGTTCGTCGAGCACCTCGGCCCCGGCGAGGCGGCGTCGCTCGCCATGGCGGTCGCCACCGTGCTGTTCTGGTGGTCGGTGATGCTGGTGTTCTACCGCCTGAAGTGGGTGGTGCGGGTGTAGCTGGTTCCCGCATCCGAATCGCAGGCCTCGCTCTCGCGTCGCTAGGCAACGATGACCAGGCGTCCGGACGCTCGCCCTGCAGCTTGGGGTTGCGCGCGGTGAGCGGTTGCCCGCGGCGTCCTCGGCTGATCCCACAGTGGCTGGGTGGCGATATAAATTTCTGTTACACATCTGCTCGCCTGTTTTCGAGTGGCTGTCTATCATGAGGAGAGGATGCCCCTAGTCGGCGGGCGGCCTACGGAACGGCTGCCCGCAGGAGGTAATCCTTCGTCCCCGCCGCTGGGCGTTCCCAATCGCGGATGCTCGGCGCGTGCACCAACGGCGGCCGCACGCGGGCTGCCTCGCGCCCGGTGCGCACCGTCACATTCCCATCGGCACTGCTTCCCATCGGCACTGCCCGCGGCAGCCCAGTCTGATTGGCGCCGCGGCTGCTCACTCCAAGCCGTCCCAGGACCTTCAGTAAATGACGCAGCGGCTTCGCTCTTCGGTGTCCAACGGCGCCGCCCCCAGCGGGCGGCGGCTCTCCTTCGAGTCGCTCGAGGGCAGGGCCATGCTGAGCCTGACGCACCTCTACACGTTCAACGACGGCACGGCCAACGACTCGGTGGGCGCGGCGCACGGGACGCTGGTGAACGGCGCCAGCATCGTCGACCAGAAACTCGCGCTGCAGAACTCCGGGATCAGCAGCGGCGACGACGCGTCCGTGCAGCACGTGCAGCTGCCGGCGGACATCCTGGTCGGGAACGACGCGACGATCGAGGTTTGGTACGCGGCTGCCAACTCGTCCAACTGGTCGCGGGTGTTCGACATCGGCAACCAGGTCGGCAGCTCCGGCGACAGCTACCTGTTCTTCACTCAGCAGAGCGGCTCGGGCGACTCCCGCGCCGCGATGCGCACCAGCGCGGGGTCCGAGGTGGTGGTCACCACCGGGACCTCGGACGACGGCGCCCAGCACATGGCCGCGGTGGTGATCGGCGGCGGGCGGCTCCGGCTGTACATGGACGGGCAGGAGGTGGGGTCGTCGCCGCTTAGCGGCCGCACCACCGCCAACTCGATCAACGACACGCTGAACTACCTGGGCCGCTCGCTGTTCGACGGCGACCCGGGGTTCACCGGCCTGATCGACGAGGTCCGCATCTACGACAACGCGCTGTCGTCCGGCGAGATCGCCGCCCACGCGGCGGAGGGGCCCGCCGTTGACGCGCTGCCCGGCGACTACGACTACAACGGCGTCGTGGACAACGAGGACCACGCGACCTGGCGGCTGCAGTTCGGCATGTCCGGCGCCAACCTGTCGGCCGACGGCAACGGCGACGGCGTCGTGGACGCGGCCGACTACACCGTGTGGCGCGACAACCTGGGCGCCGGGCAGCAGGACCCGGCCGACCAGCAGCTGCACGACGAGTCGCTGTCGGTCGGGACGCTGCTGAACACCACGATCGAGCTCACCGGCGACGCCCAGCTCCACATCACCGGCACGGGGAACCCGATCAGCGGCAGCGAGATCCGCCTGAACTCCACGGACGCTTGGCTGTTCTTCCCGAACCTCAGGCCCTCGGAAGTCAACGCCGAGCTGCTCTCGCAGATCCGCGTCAACGGCAAGGCCGCGTTCCACGGCATCACGGTCCGCGTGGTGCAGTACGAGCTGGGCGCGGTGGTGATCCCCCACGGCTACGACTTCCAGCCGCTGCAGGCGTTCACCGGCCCGCAGTTCACCGGCGAGTCGGCGTCGTTCGGGCTGTACACCTACTACAACAACCCCGGCGCGCTGGGCGTGATGCAGCAGGACGTCAGCTCGTTCACGCTCAAGCGGGGCTACATGGCGACCATTGGCTCCGACGCCAACGCCCGGCACAGCAAGGTCTACGTGGCGCAGGACTTTGACCTCGAGGTGTCGCTGCTGCCCGAGGAGCACGACAACGAGGTGCAGTTCATCCGGGTGTTCCCGTGGCGCTGGGTGGCGAAGAAGGGAGCGTCGGACATCGGCCCCGAGACGCTCGACGCCGCCTGGTTCTACAACTGGAACAACAGCGAGGACTCGTCGTTCGACTACGAGTACGTGCCGATCCGCCAGCAGCGGTGGTGGCCGGGCTACCCGACCGACAAGCCGGACGTGACCCACCTGCTGGGCTTCAACGAGCCCGACAACCCGGTGGAGGACGCGTACCAGACCCTGAACAACGGCTCGGTCGACGCCGCGATCGCCGTCTGGCCCGAGCTGCTCGCCACCGGCCTCCGCGTCGGCTCGCCCGCCGTGACCGACGGCGGCAAGGCGTGGCTCTACGAGTTCATGGACAAGGCGATCGCCGCCGACCTGCGCGTCGACTACATCGCCATCCACAACTACCAGGCCAACCACTCCGCCGCGTCGTTGCAGAACTGGCTCCGGGACATCTACGACCGGTACCAGCTGCCGATCTGGATCACCGAGTTCAACAACGGCGCCAACTGGACCGGCGGCGCCGACCCCACCTACCAGCAGAACGCCCAGTGGGTGGCCGACGTCACGGACATGATGGACAACACGCCGTGGATCGAGCGGTACTCCATCTACAGCCGCGTCGAGGCCGTCCGCGAGATGACCTACTCCGACGGCAGCCTCACCCCGGCGGGCCAGGTGTACCACGACAACGCGTCGCCGGTCGGCTTCGTGCAGGACGTGCTCGCGCCCGGCCCAACGTCCGGCCGCGGCATCGCCCAGTACGCCTTCGACGGCGACGCGCTGGACGACTCGGGCTACGGCTACAACGGCCACGTCGCGGGGTTCGCCAACTACGAGGGCGACCGCCAGCAGGGCGTCGTGCTCGACCTGGACGGCGCCACGAACTACGTGCAGCTGCCCGAGGGCGTGGCCAGCGGCGACGAGTTCACCTTCGCCGGCTGGGTGAACTGGGACGGCGGCGGCAACTGGCAGCGGATCTTCGACTTCGGCAACGACACGTCGTCCTACCTGTTCCTGACGCCGTCCAACGGCTCGTCGATGCGGTTTGCCATCAAGGACGGCGGCGGCGAGCAGGTCGTGCAGACCAGCCCGCTGCCGGTCGGCCAGTGGACGCACGTGGCGGTGACCCTGGGCGGCGGCTCGGCCAGGCTGTACGTGAACGGTACGCTGGCGGCGACCAACAACTCCGTGACCATCCGGCCCAGCGACTTCAACCCGACCCGCAACTACCTGGGCGATTCCCAGTTCGCCAACGACCCCCTCTTCAACGGCCGGCTGAACGATGTGCTGGTCACCGACTACGCGCTGACCGGCGCCCAGATCGCCGCGCTGATGACCAACACGCCGCCCGCGTTCGCGGCCGCGTCCCTGACGCTCGGCCCGGCCACTCGGAACGTGGCGTTCTCCGATTCGGTGGCCGGCCTGGCGACCGACCCGGACGCCGGCGACTCGGTCACCTACGCCAAGGCCAACGGCCCCGCGTGGCTGACGGTCTCCTCGACCGGCGTGCTCTCGGGGACCCCGACCGCCGCCAACCAGGGCCTGCAAGAGTTCGTCATCGCGGCGACCGACTCGCGCGGCGCGGTGACCTACACCGTTCTCACGATCCCGGTGCAGGACGCGACCGCGCGGGGCATGGCGTTCTCGCTGCCGGCGGAGCCATCCACCGACAGCGGCGCCGACACGCCCGCGGCCATCCAGACCGCCGCCGCGCCGCTGCCGACCGGCGACCCGAATCTCCTGCTGACGCTCGACCCGCAGGCCGACCCGGCAGAAGACCCGTGGGCGGCTCTCGGCGAGCCCGCCGCCGCCGACACAGACGCCGGCGAGTGGGCGCCCGCCGACCTCAGCGCCGGCGAACTCGACACCGCCTTCGCCGGGCTGTGAGGTGAACCTGGCCGGAAGCTCCTCCCTGGCCATGCCTTTACCGCGTAGCGCAATGCTGGCTCAACACAGGACGACCCCTCGAATGACCTTCTTAGGCGCGCGAACGGGTGGATTCCTTGCACTGGCGCTCGCTGGGGTATTGGCCTCGCGTTGCTGTACGGCGCAGACGCTCTCGTTCAGCTACTCGTCCGCCGGCGTGACCACGGCGATGACCGACTGGGGCGCCGACACCGCGTGGCCCAGCGCCAACAACGTGCGCCAGAGCATCCAGCACCTCGGCCTGGATCAGATCGACGTGATGCGCGTTAACTTCTACTCGGACGAAGCGCTGCAGGCGAATGGGTCCATCGGGCCCTTCTCCATGGCGCGGCTGGACAACCAGCTCTCGCTTGCCGCGTTGGCGGGCGACAAGCCGATCTCGATCGTCCCGCACCTCGGCGACGCTGTCCCATCGGACCCGAGCCTCACCGCCGGAACCAATCCCTACTACCGCAGCGGCAGCCAATTGAACGAGGCTCGCTGGGTCGACCTGCTAAGGGCCACCCAGACGTACATCCAGAGCCAAGGGTGGACGGTCGCCGAGATCGAGCCGTTCAACGAGCCCGACTTCGACATCCCCGGGATCAACCCAGAGCAGGGGTCCCCGCAGAACCTGCTCAACGTCATGAACGCGATGAAGGCGGACGCGTCGTTCGACGGCGTCAAGCTCGTGGGCCCCAGCACGTTGAACGCCAACGTCTTCCCATCGTGGTGGAGCGTGGTCAAGGGGCCCGCCGACTACGGCTCATCCCACGCGCTCGCCGGATCACGCGACGACTACGTGAACTTCATCCAGCAGGTGCAGGCCGAGGGCGACACGGTCTACAACCCGGAGATCCACAGCATCGCCGAGATGCTCTACGGCGCCAACTACGGGATGCAGGGCGGCATCTTCTGGGGGCCGAACTACTTGTCCCGCGGCCTGCTGGTCAACTCCATCGCCGACGGAAAACGCCTGGCGTACGCCGAGAACCCGAACCCCGCGTACAGCACCGCGGCGGCCGTGTACCGTGACGCCGACGGCGCCGTGCGGGCGTTCGCGGGCGGCTTCGAGCGAGACTACCAGGGCGACCCCTCGACCTACCGCGTGATCAGCACAGATCAGGACCTCTACTTCAACGGCGTCGGGCCGATGCGCGAGTACACGATGCGCGCCGCGCAGAGCACGCACGGCTCCTACGTCGAGATCGAGGCCGACGAACCCGCCGTGCCCGCGCTGGACGGACACCGGTGGAAGATCGTGGAGTTGGCGCAGGGCCGCGCCCTCGAGGTCGCCGGCGGCGGGGTGGGGGACGGGATCAACATCCAGGTCGCGCCACTGCTCGCCAACGATTCGCCGAACCTGGCCCGCCAGACGTGGGACATCGTGCGGGTCAGCGACGACGGCACAGACGGCGTAAAGAGCGAGAACGAGGAGGCCACCGGCTACTACCAGTTGCTCAACACCAACAGCGGCGGCTCCGCCGAGGTCCGCGACTTTTCACTCAACAACGGCGGCAATGTCTGGCAGTACGGCCAGGGTGAGTTCGACCTGCGGCAGTGGTTCATCGAACCGGCGGGCGACGGCGCGTTCCACCTCCGCAACGGCTACAGCCACAAGTACCTGTCAGCGCAGTCCTCCTCGTCGAACGTCAACCAGAACGACCTCATGCGGGGGTCTTTCCAGAAGTGGCGGTTTGTGCTCGCTAACCCGGCCCTCAGCGAGTCGGTGGTCGCGCGGTACGGCCTCGACGCGAACCCGAACGACAGCAGCGGCTCGGGCAACCACGCGTCCCCGACCGGCAGGCCGGGCTACGTTACCGGGAAGG from the Posidoniimonas corsicana genome contains:
- a CDS encoding LamG-like jellyroll fold domain-containing protein, encoding MTQRLRSSVSNGAAPSGRRLSFESLEGRAMLSLTHLYTFNDGTANDSVGAAHGTLVNGASIVDQKLALQNSGISSGDDASVQHVQLPADILVGNDATIEVWYAAANSSNWSRVFDIGNQVGSSGDSYLFFTQQSGSGDSRAAMRTSAGSEVVVTTGTSDDGAQHMAAVVIGGGRLRLYMDGQEVGSSPLSGRTTANSINDTLNYLGRSLFDGDPGFTGLIDEVRIYDNALSSGEIAAHAAEGPAVDALPGDYDYNGVVDNEDHATWRLQFGMSGANLSADGNGDGVVDAADYTVWRDNLGAGQQDPADQQLHDESLSVGTLLNTTIELTGDAQLHITGTGNPISGSEIRLNSTDAWLFFPNLRPSEVNAELLSQIRVNGKAAFHGITVRVVQYELGAVVIPHGYDFQPLQAFTGPQFTGESASFGLYTYYNNPGALGVMQQDVSSFTLKRGYMATIGSDANARHSKVYVAQDFDLEVSLLPEEHDNEVQFIRVFPWRWVAKKGASDIGPETLDAAWFYNWNNSEDSSFDYEYVPIRQQRWWPGYPTDKPDVTHLLGFNEPDNPVEDAYQTLNNGSVDAAIAVWPELLATGLRVGSPAVTDGGKAWLYEFMDKAIAADLRVDYIAIHNYQANHSAASLQNWLRDIYDRYQLPIWITEFNNGANWTGGADPTYQQNAQWVADVTDMMDNTPWIERYSIYSRVEAVREMTYSDGSLTPAGQVYHDNASPVGFVQDVLAPGPTSGRGIAQYAFDGDALDDSGYGYNGHVAGFANYEGDRQQGVVLDLDGATNYVQLPEGVASGDEFTFAGWVNWDGGGNWQRIFDFGNDTSSYLFLTPSNGSSMRFAIKDGGGEQVVQTSPLPVGQWTHVAVTLGGGSARLYVNGTLAATNNSVTIRPSDFNPTRNYLGDSQFANDPLFNGRLNDVLVTDYALTGAQIAALMTNTPPAFAAASLTLGPATRNVAFSDSVAGLATDPDAGDSVTYAKANGPAWLTVSSTGVLSGTPTAANQGLQEFVIAATDSRGAVTYTVLTIPVQDATARGMAFSLPAEPSTDSGADTPAAIQTAAAPLPTGDPNLLLTLDPQADPAEDPWAALGEPAAADTDAGEWAPADLSAGELDTAFAGL
- a CDS encoding LamG-like jellyroll fold domain-containing protein, whose amino-acid sequence is MTFLGARTGGFLALALAGVLASRCCTAQTLSFSYSSAGVTTAMTDWGADTAWPSANNVRQSIQHLGLDQIDVMRVNFYSDEALQANGSIGPFSMARLDNQLSLAALAGDKPISIVPHLGDAVPSDPSLTAGTNPYYRSGSQLNEARWVDLLRATQTYIQSQGWTVAEIEPFNEPDFDIPGINPEQGSPQNLLNVMNAMKADASFDGVKLVGPSTLNANVFPSWWSVVKGPADYGSSHALAGSRDDYVNFIQQVQAEGDTVYNPEIHSIAEMLYGANYGMQGGIFWGPNYLSRGLLVNSIADGKRLAYAENPNPAYSTAAAVYRDADGAVRAFAGGFERDYQGDPSTYRVISTDQDLYFNGVGPMREYTMRAAQSTHGSYVEIEADEPAVPALDGHRWKIVELAQGRALEVAGGGVGDGINIQVAPLLANDSPNLARQTWDIVRVSDDGTDGVKSENEEATGYYQLLNTNSGGSAEVRDFSLNNGGNVWQYGQGEFDLRQWFIEPAGDGAFHLRNGYSHKYLSAQSSSSNVNQNDLMRGSFQKWRFVLANPALSESVVARYGLDANPNDSSGSGNHASPTGRPGYVTGKVGDAINLDGVDDYLTLPAGVGNSEGITVSAWVNWDGNAGSGLDWQRIFDFGNPSAGLPQEYMFLTPRSGNGGVRFAISAGSSAGEHYLETTDPLPTDEWVHVAVTLGGNTAVLYLNGEPVIAGDVWLNPEEFGFSQNYIGKSQWNDPLFNGRIDDFRIYDYALHSSQIASLLNPLPGDFNGDGVVDAADYTVWRDNLGEIENGVPLFGNGDGGVVGQSDWAIWAANFGASLSNGGGGEALSSAPEPSSVCLAAILALLCGGRGFQWTLGRDGFTAISK